In Cucurbita pepo subsp. pepo cultivar mu-cu-16 chromosome LG04, ASM280686v2, whole genome shotgun sequence, the following are encoded in one genomic region:
- the LOC111793627 gene encoding B2 protein, with translation MDGSYSFWQLGDELRGQMKVSEDHKWLWAASKLAEQTRLKGERLNNLDFSKSSLDARPREKFGFQEDNKFESFNFNMLSLDSKTNDTVNKNPLRNEIYNMSAVYGKNNTNVAGSLHGTKYSSNDFVNKDLTNYSSSNNNVGENANSVNSIDKRFKTLPATETLPRNEVLGGYIFVCNNDTMQEDLKRQLFGLPPRYRDSVRAITPGLPLFLYNYTTHQLHGIFEAASFGGSNIDPTAWEDKKCKGESRFPAQVKIRIRKICRALEEDSFRPVLHHYDGPKFRLELSIPETLDLLDLCEQAGSAS, from the exons ATGGATGGTTCATATAGCTTTTGGCAATTGGGAGATGAGCTGCGTGGTCAGATGAAAGTCTCTGAGGATCATAAATGGTTATGGGCTGCATCTAAACTGGCTGAGCAGACAAGATTGAAGGGAGAGCGCCTGAATAACCTTGATTTTTCAAAGAGCTCTCTCGATGCAAGGCCAAGAGAAAAGTTCGGTTTTCAGGAAGATAACAAATTCGAAAGCTTCAATTTTAACATGTTGAGCTTGGATTCGAAAACGAACGATACGGTTAACAAAAATCCATTGAGGAATGAGATTTACAACATGAGTGCAGTTTATGGCAAGAACAATACAAATGTTGCAGGAAGCCTACATGGTACCAAGTACAGTAGCAATGACTTCGTCAACAAAGATCTTACCAATTATAGCAGCTCCAACAATAATGTTGGTGAAAACGCTAACTCAGTGAATTCGATTGACAAAAGGTTCAAGACACTGCCAGCGACCGAGACACTGCCCAGAAATGAAGTACTCGGTGGATACATCTTTGTCTGTAACAACGATACCATGCAGGAAGATTTGAAGCGACAACTTTTTG GTTTGCCTCCGAGATATCGGGACTCCGTGCGTGCAATAACACCAGGCTTGCCTCTGTTTCTCTATAACTACACTACCCATCAATTACATGGCATTTTTGAG GCAGCAAGTTTTGGAGGTTCCAACATTGACCCAACTGCTTGGGAAGACAAGAAATGTAAGGGCGAATCCAGGTTCCCTGCTCAG GTTAAGATCCGCATCAGAAAGATCTGCAGAGCATTAGAAGAAGATTCATTCAGGCCAGTCTTGCACCACTACGACGGTCCCAAATTCCGCCTCGAACTATCTATCCCAGAG ACATTGGATCTTCTCGACCTGTGCGAACAGGCTGGTTCTGCATCGTAA
- the LOC111792220 gene encoding uncharacterized protein LOC111792220: MAVNKYRHPQSIEPLNLPNSLSLSLSLFLSHTVPMASLSFSSLCLTANPSPRTFGSGASHRFNHLTTFGSSASKRFRSSICRAASLAFRDLDADDFRHPLDKQNTMILRAIPGLSELGKVLLGTVTEQVMLLENIGTSILVSENQLSDLYQLIIEAAKVLNVEAPDLYVRQNPVPNAYTLAISGKKPFIVVHTGLVELLTQKELQAVLAHELGHLKCDHGVWLTFANILTLGAYSVPGLGGLLARNLEEQLFRWLRAAELTCDRAALLVAQDSKVVISVLMKLAGGCPSIANQLNVDAFLEQARSYDKASSSPVGWYIRNAQTRQLSHPLPVLRAREIDDWSKSQEYKNLLKRGTKINSVETV; the protein is encoded by the exons ATGGCCGTAAATAAATATCGTCACCCCCAATCAATCGAACCATTGAATCTTccaaactctctctctctctctctctctctctttctctctcacacaGTTCCCATGGcttccctttccttttcttctctctgccTCACTGCAAATCCCTCTCCTCGCACATTCGGATCTGGAGCGTCCCACAGGTTTAACCACCTCACCACCTTCGGATCGTCGGCGAGTAAGAGATTTAGGTCTTCCATTTGCAGAGCTGCCTCCCTCGCCTTTCGCGATCTTGATGCAGATGATTTCCGCCATCCTCTTGACAAGCAG AACACAATGATTTTGCGGGCAATTCCAGGGTTGAGCGAGCTTGGGAAGGTTTTATTGG GAACCGTGACTGAACAAGTCATGCTCCTTGAGAACATAGGAACATCAATACTTGTTTCTGAAAATCAG CTTTCAGATCTTTATCAATTGATAATTGAGGCCGCCAAAGTACTCAATGTTGAGGCTCCGGATCTATACGTCCGTCAAAATCCTGTGCCAAATGCTTATACATTAGCCATAAGTGGCAAAAAGCCGTTTATTGTTGTTCATACTGGCCTTGTGGAGCTTCTTACACAAAAAGAATTGCAG GCTGTTTTGGCTCATGAATTGGGTCATCTAAAATGTGACCATGGTGTGTGGCTTACATTTGCGAATATTCTTACCCTGGGAGCTTATTCTGTACCGG gGCTTGGTGGTCTTTTAGCTCGGAACTTAGAAGAACAATTATTCCGTTGGCTTCGAGCAGCAGAGCTAACTTGTGATCGTGCTGCCCTTCTTGTCGCTCAGGATTCTAAA GTGGTCATCTCTGTTCTGATGAAACTGGCTGGGGGCTGCCCGTCTATAGCTAATCAATTGAATGTGGATGCTTTTTTGGAGCAAGCTCGCTCTTATGACAAAGCTTCTTCAAGCCCCGTAGGCTGGTATATAAG AAATGCTCAAACAAGACAACTCTCACACCCTCTGCCAGTTTTACGAGCACGTGAGATTGACGACTGGTCAAAAAGTCAAGAAtacaaaaatcttttgaagCGTGGAACAAAGATCAATTCTGTTGAAACAGTTTAA
- the LOC111792219 gene encoding uncharacterized protein LOC111792219 yields MALQFPSPSSSNQPWRLPETLLLLLLLSAGVTSRELLKNSDFESPPSNLPENSNKTSVKLNENSTIPGWTFQGTGEYITVSENISLPEKGHAILLGEDGRINQTFIADVDFLNYLLTFALAPGGQNCSSTAPLLVSAPDSDAMFTFSQHYGKEPWEVHGVFLGSWGDEEPVNLQIGSQANDSTPACWPVIDSLHIKTMGVVMPDSGNLVVNGGFEFGPDFLESVEGGVLLDSVPTPLFSPLAQWAILGTVRYINSKHFFVPQGNAAVELISGASSGVQAAVKLQAGSYTLNFTLGDANDSCEAKFLVGVQAGSGSQNFTLESNGTGSAVKFSMPFNAAPDDNTITFLSYTTSKTKDGDFCGPVIDDVFLRASHGLRILMPWKTLIPLCLITILFLL; encoded by the exons ATGGCTTTGCAGTTCCCTTCTCCTTCCTCCTCCAACCAACCATGGCGGCTGCCGGAaaccctcctcctcctcctcctcctttccGCCGGAGTAACCTCCAGAG aaCTTTTGAAGAATTCAGATTTTGAATCTCCGCCGTCAAACCTGCCGGagaattcaaacaaaacatcAGTGAAACTGAACGAAAACAGCACAATTCCAGGATGGACATTTCAGGGGACGGGTGAGTACATAACAGTAAGCGAAAACATTTCATTGCCAGAAAAAGGACATGCTATTTTATTGGGTGAAGATGGAAGAATCAACCAGACCTTCATAGCCGATGTAGACTTTTTGAATTACCTGCTGACCTTCGCACTGGCTCCTGGCGGTCAGAATTGTTCATCTACAGCTCCATTGCTAGTCTCGGCACCAGATAGTGATGCCATGTTTACCTTTAGCCAGCATTATGGGAAGGAGCCATGGGAGGTCCATGGCGTTTTTCTGGGTAGCTGGGGAGATGAAGAGCCTGTAAACCTGCAAATTGGAAGCCAAGCTAATGACTCTACTCCAGCCTGTTGGCCTGTAATTGACTCACTTCATATCAAGACAATGGGTGTAGTGATGCCAGATAGTG GAAACTTAGTAGTCAATGGAGGATTCGAGTTCGGCCCAGATTTTCTCGAAAGCGTGGAAGGCGGAGTTCTACTGGATTCAGTTCCTACTCCTCTCTTTTCACCACTAGCACAGTGGGCTATACTGGGGACAGTCAGATACATAAATTCAAAACACTTCTTTGTTCCACAAGGTAATGCTGCAGTAGAGCTGATATCTGGAGCTTCATCAGGAGTTCAAGCAGCAGTGAAACTCCAGGCAGGTTCATATACCTTGAATTTCACGCTTGGCGACGCTAACGATTCATGCGAAGCTAAATTTCTTGTCGGAGTACAAGCTGGATCGGGGTCACAGAATTTCACGTTGGAGAGCAACGGAACAGGTTCAGCTGTAAAATTCTCCATGCCATTCAATGCAGCTCCTGATGATAATACAATCACTTTCCTTAGCTACACTACATCCAAAACAAAAGATGGAGACTTCTGTGGTCCAGTCATAGATGATGTATTTTTGCGTGCTTCTCATGGGCTCAGAATTTTAATGCCCTGGAAGACCTTGATTCCTCTGTGTTTGATTACAATTCTCTTTTTGCTCTGA
- the LOC111792218 gene encoding cytochrome P450 94B3-like, which translates to MSHCHHFMDIIISLFSISIFIFLLLKFRPPAALFPSHSSPSTYPLIGCLLSFYKNRHRLLDWYTELLSKSATGTIVIRRLGCRRTVVTTNPVNVEYILTTHFLNFPKGKPFTEILGDFLGCGIFNVDGELWRTQRKLASHEFSAKSLREFVVKTLELEVENRLLPNIEASTRDNVVVDLQELLRGFAFSVICKVLLGGEEEAISELEKSFDVASEVSAGRATKPVYMIWKLKRWFGVGSERRLKMAVAEVHRKVMNIIEKRKKKKIQDFHDSEDLLSRLISVGHDDEVIRDMAISFIMAGRDTTSAAMTWLFWLLTRHPNVEKQLVEEIDFESTLVVEKKFDYKSLKELKFLKACLCETMRLYPPVPWDSKHAIVNDCLPDGTPVQAGDKVTYFPYGMGRMEAVWGKDRFEFKPSRWLLEPEGRGRRRGVKLVSPYKFPIFQAGPRVCLGKEMAFIQMKYVVASILSQFRIKPIVAASDSDDPVFVPLLTAHMAGGFKVLFQRREKEKERENSKHTKLPI; encoded by the exons ATGTCCCATTGTCACCATTTCATGGATATCATAATCTCTCTCTTCTCCATCTCCATtttcatcttcctcctcctcaaaTTCCGGCCACCCGCCGCCCTCTTTCCCAGCCACTCTTCTCCGTCGACGTACCCTCTCATCGGCTGTCTCCTCTCCTTCTACAAGAACCGCCACCGCCTGTTGGATTGGTACACTGAGCTCTTGTCCAAATCCGCCACTGGCACTATTGTCATCCGCCGCCTCGGCTGCCGGCGGACGGTGGTGACGACGAACCCAGTTAATGTTGAGTATATTTTGACGACCCATTTCCTTAATTTTCCTAAAGGGAAACCTTTCACTGAGATTTTGGGCGACTTTCTTGGCTGTGGAATTTTCAATGTCGACGGCGAGCTATGGCGGACGCAGCGGAAGTTGGCTAGCCATGAGTTTAGCGCAAAATCGCTGCGGGAATTCGTCGTCAAGACATTGGAGTTGGAGGTCGAGAACCGGTTGTTGCCGAATATCGAAGCTTCGACTCGAGATAATGTAGTCGTCGACTTACag GAGTTACTAAGAGGGTTTGCATTCAGTGTAATATGCAAGGTTTTATTGggaggtgaagaagaagccattTCCGAGCTCGAAAAGAGCTTCGATGTAGCGTCGGAGGTGAGCGCCGGGCGGGCGACGAAGCCAGTTTACATGATATGGAAACTGAAGAGATGGTTTGGTGTCGGGTCAGAGCGGCGGTTGAAGATGGCGGTGGCGGAAGTTCACCGGAAGGTGATGAACATCattgagaagagaaagaagaagaagatccaGGATTTCCATGACAGCGAAGATCTCTTGTCCAG GTTGATCTCTGTTGGCCATGACGACGAGGTAATTCGAGACATGGCCATAAGCTTCATCATGGCAGGTCGAGACACAACATCGGCTGCCATGACATGGCTGTTTTGGCTACTCACCCGTCACCCCAACGTCGAGAAACAATTAGTAGAAGAAATAGACTTTGAATCAACTTTGGTAGTcgaaaagaaatttgattataaatctcTCAAGGAGCTCAAATTTCTGAAGGCATGCCTTTGCGAAACCATGCGACTCTACCCACCAGTCCCATGGGATTCCAAGCATGCCATTGTCAACGACTGCTTGCCCGACGGGACTCCGGTTCAGGCTGGCGACAAAGTGACATATTTCCCATATGGGATGGGTAGGATGGAGGCAGTATGGGGAAAGGATCGGTTCGAGTTCAAGCCGAGCCGATGGCTGCTAGAACCAGAGGGTCGTGGACGGAGAAGAGGCGTGAAATTAGTGAGTCCATACAAGTTTCCAATATTTCAAGCCGGACCAAGGGTGTGTTTAGGAAAAGAGATGGCTTTCATTCAGATGAAGTACGTAGTAGCTTCAATTCTCAGTCAATTCAGAATCAAACCCATCGTCGCCGCCTCCGACTCCGACGACCCTGTGTTTGTGCCGCTGCTAACGGCACACATGGCCGGCGGCTTCAAAGTTCTGTttcagaggagagagaaagagaaagagagagaaaattcaaaacataCAAAATTACCAATTTAA
- the LOC111792217 gene encoding SWI/SNF complex component SNF12 homolog, whose protein sequence is MSMNNMNNMNNNNPPKSLGLGGVSSSPFGNSGIIPPSMAANSSFPQPQAQSQLGAGFQTPFQLTPAQALAQAQLKAHAQAQAQAAHAQFQAHLQAQGLSLTQSQGIGGGNMGSPLQGFSTPGLAGVKRIPQKPPVRPPILPPATPFSPLKTMELTPAARKKKQKLPEKQLQEKVAAILPESALYTQLLEFESRVDAALARKKVDIHEALKNPPCIQKTLRIYVFNTFANQVNTIPRKPNADPPTWTLKIIGRILEDGIDPDHPGVVQRSNPLYPKFSAFFKRVTISLDQRLYPDSHIIVWENARSPAPNEGFEVKRKGDKEFSVNIRLEMNYIPEKFKLSPALMEVLGIEVDTRPRIIAAIWHYVKARKLQNPNDPSIFHCDQPLQKVFGEDKMKFTMVSQRISQHLFPPQPIHLEHKIKLSGNSPVGTACYDVLVDVPFPIHRELSALLANAEKNKEIDACDEAICTAIRKIHEHRRRRAFFLGFSQSPVEFIDALIDSQSKDLKLLAGEGSRNPEKERRSDFFHQPWVEDAVIRYINQKPTAGSDAPGST, encoded by the exons ATGTCTATGAACAATATGAACAATATGAACAATAATAACCCACCGAAGAGCCTTGGCCTTGGAGGGGTTTCTTCGTCGCCTTTTGGAAATTCTGGGATAATTCCGCCATCTATGGCTGCAAATTCCTCATTTCCACAGCCTCAAGCTCAATCTCAATTAGGAGCTGGGTTTCAAACTCCATTTCAGCTAACCCCTGCTCAGGCTTTGGCCCAAGCTCAGTTGAAGGCTCATGCCCAAGCTCAAGCACAAGCAGCTCACGCTCAGTTTCAAGCTCATTTACAAGCTCAAGGGCTATCCCTAACTCAGAGCCAGGGTATTGGTGGTGGGAACATGGGTTCTCCTTTGCAGGGGTTTTCCACACCTGGCCTTGCAGGTGTGAAGCGAATTCCTCAAAAGCCACCGGTTAGACCGCCTATTCTTCCCCCTGCTACCCCGTTTTCGCCGTTGAAAACTATGGAACTCACTCCTGCTGCTCGGAAAAAGAAGCAGAAACTACCTGAGAAGCAGCTTCAAGAAAAAGTTGCTGCTATCTTACCGGAGTCTGCTCTCTACACTCAGCTGCTTGAGTTCGAGTCTCGTGTCGATGCTGCACTtgcaagaaagaaagttgatATCCATGAAGCACTTAAAAACCCGCCTTGCATTCAGAAAACTCTTCGGATTTATGTCTTCAACACATTTGCAAATCAAGTTAACACAATTCCCAGAAAACCAAATGCTGATCCTCCTACCTGGACCCTTAAGATAATAGGTAGGATTTTGGAAGATGGGATCGATCCGGATCATCCCGGGGTGGTACAAAGATCAAATCCTTTGTACCCAAAATTTTCAGCTTTCTTCAAGAGAGTAACCATTTCCTTGGACCAGAGGTTATATCCAGATAGTCATATCATAGTATGGGAAAACGCTCGGTCGCCTGCACCGAATGAGGGCTTTGAGGTGAAGAGAAAAGGGGATAAAGAATTTTCGGTCAACATTCGATTAGAAATGAATTATATTCCAGAGAAGTTCAAGCTATCGCCTGCTTTAATGGAAGTTCTTGGTATTGAAGTCGATACTCGCCCGAGAATAATAGCTGCAATCTGGCATTATGTAAAGGCTAGGAAACTTCAGAATCCCAACGATCCGTCTATCTTTCATTGTGATCAACCTCTTCAGAAGGTATTTGGGGAAGACAAGATGAAATTCACCATGGTTTCACAGAGAATATCACAACATTTGTTCCCTCCGCAGCCTATACATTTGGAGCATAAGATTAAGCTTTCAGGGAATAGTCCAGTGGGTACAGCATGTTATGATGTGTTGGTTGATGTGCCTTTTCCAATTCACAGGGAATTGTCTGCTCTTTTAGCCAATGCAGAGAAGAACAAGGAGATCGATGCGTGTGACGAAGCAATATGTACAGCTATAAGAAAAATTCATGAGCATCGACGAAGACGAGCATTTTTCCTTGGGTTCAGTCAGTCACCGGTGGAGTTTATTGATGCCCTCATTGATTCTCAAAGCAAGGATCTTAAACTTCTTGCAGGTGAAGGTAGTCGAAATCCTGAGAAGGAGCGCCGGTCGGATTTCTTCCATCAACCATG GGTTGAAGACGCTGTCATCCGGTACATAAATCAAAAGCCAACCGCAGGAAGCGACGCACCTGGAAGTACATGA
- the LOC111793876 gene encoding KIN17-like protein, whose product MGKNEFLTPKAIANRIKAKGLQKLRWYCQMCQKQCRDENGFKCHCMSESHQRQMQIFGQNPHRIVEGYSEEFERSFMEHIKRSHRFSRVAATVVYNEYINDRHHIHMNSTQWATLTEFVKHLGRTGQCKVDETPKGWFITYIDRDSETLFKEKMKNKRMRADLAEEEKQEREIQKQIERAEQLAPLASVSAEPLEAEQTRELKLDSGVKLGFSLGTTSKLKEKGESSRVVFDEDENGETAKGKSGETSKNKMGSGGLSALEALMREEEMKKEKINRKDYWLCEGIIVKVMSKNLAEMGYYKQKGVVRKVIDKYVGEIETLDGKHVLRVDQEELETVIPQIGGLVRIVNGAYRGSNARLLGVDTDKFCAKVQIEKGVYDGRVLKAVEYEDICKLAS is encoded by the coding sequence ATGGGGAAGAACGAATTTCTAACCCCCAAAGCGATCGCAAACAGAATCAAGGCAAAAGGGCTCCAGAAGCTCAGATGGTATTGTCAGATGTGTCAGAAGCAGTGCCGTGATGAAAATGGCTTTAAATGTCACTGTATGAGTGAAAGCCATCAACGCCAAATGCAGATCTTTGGCCAAAACCCCCATCGTATTGTTGAAGGTTATTCCGAAGAGTTTGAGAGATCTTTTATGGAGCACATTAAGCGTAGCCATCGGTTCAGTCGTGTGGCAGCTACAGTGGTCTACAACGAATACATCAATGACAGACATCATATTCATATGAATTCAACGCAGTGGGCTACTCTCACTGAGTTTGTAAAACACTTGGGTCGAACAGGGCAGTGTAAGGTGGACGAGACACCCAAGGGTTGGTTCATTACTTACATTGATAGAGATTCAGAGACGCTttttaaagagaaaatgaaaaacaagagGATGAGGGCAGATTTAGCTGAAGAAGAgaagcaagagagagagatacaGAAGCAAATTGAGAGGGCTGAGCAATTAGCACCTTTGGCTTCTGTATCTGCTGAACCTTTGGAGGCTGAACAAACGAGGGAGTTAAAATTGGATAGTGGTGTTAAGCTTGGATTTTCTTTGGGAacaacatcaaaattaaaggaGAAAGGAGAGAGTTCCAGGGTGGTTTTTGATGAGGATGAGAATGGTGAGACTGCCAAGGGGAAATCTGGAGAGACTTCCAAAAACAAGATGGGTAGCGGTGGTCTGTCAGCTTTGGAGGCGTTGAtgagagaagaagagatgaagaaggagaagattaATAGAAAGGATTACTGGCTGTGTGAGGGAATAATTGTGAAGGTCATGAGTAAGAATTTGGCTGAGATGGGATACTATAAACAGAAGGGAGTTGTGCGAAAGGTGATTGATAAATATGTTGGAGAGATTGAAACGCTTGATGGAAAGCATGTGTTGAGagttgatcaagaagaatTAGAAACAGTGATACCACAAATTGGTGGCTTAGTCAGGATAGTGAATGGGGCATATCGTGGATCGAATGCTAGGTTGTTGGGTGTTGACACCGATAAGTTTTGTGCCAAAGTGCAAATAGAAAAGGGTGTATACGATGGCCGGGTGCTTAAGGCTGTTGAATATGAAGATATCTGTAAACTTGCATCATAA
- the LOC111793877 gene encoding F-box/kelch-repeat protein At3g27150 — MFKGKGLEGKEQGIESLCRCDSGLRKKKKMVYGDLVARSSTPRLAGDSGVGESSGSKPQDADYSVPLFGDELELSILARFPQCEQWRLSCVSKRYLDLVKSGELFAIRKEIGYKEPSVFMLASGESSWMMFDRTFQSCRRLPILPSDACFLDADKESLCAGTDLIVTGRELTGATIWRYQLVGNKWIKGPSMISPRCLFASATCGANAFVAGGIALEFSSEGAFGMGMEYGQTVLNTAEKYNPESLSWEPLPDMHRARKKCSGCFMDDKFYVIGGRDRDGNHLTCGEVFDEKKNSWDLIENMLEDAPISTSQSPPLVAVVNNELYSLEPSSNQLKVYLKDRNEWKNLGPVPVLSVVNKGWGVAFKSLGDELLVIGSSSESSTNNSMSIYTCIPDPRAEQLQWRRLYCGTNHLSPFILNCCVMVA, encoded by the coding sequence ATGTTTAAAGGTAAAGGTTTAGAGGGCAAAGAACAAGGAATAGAGAGCTTGTGTAGGTGTGATAGTGgtttgaggaagaagaaaaagatggtGTATGGGGACTTAGTAGCCCGTAGTTCCACACCGCGATTGGCTGGGGACTCTGGTGTTGGTGAATCCTCTGGTTCAAAACCTCAGGATGCAGATTATTCGGTTCCTTTATTCGGTGACGAGTTGGAGCTTTCGATCTTGGCTCGGTTTCCCCAATGTGAGCAATGGAGGTTGTCTTGTGTGAGCAAGAGATACTTGGATCTTGTGAAGAGTGGTGAACTGTTTGCAATTAGGAAAGAAATTGGATACAAAGAGCCATCTGTTTTCATGTTAGCTAGTGGGGAGAGTAGCTGGATGATGTTCGATCGGACTTTTCAGTCGTGTCGTAGGCTTCCTATCCTTCCATCAGATGCCTGCTTTTTGGATGCAGATAAGGAATCGCTTTGTGCAGGCACGGATCTCATCGTTACGGGTCGAGAACTTACAGGAGCTACTATTTGGAGGTATCAGCTTGTAGGGAACAAATGGATCAAAGGCCCTTCAATGATCAGTCCAAGGTGTTTATTTGCATCTGCTACTTGTGGTGCCAATGCATTTGTTGCTGGAGGCATTGCTCTAGAGTTCAGCTCGGAAGGTGCTTTCGGTATGGGAATGGAATACGGTCAAACTGTCTTGAACACGGCCGAGAAGTATAATCCCGAAAGTTTGTCATGGGAGCCTCTCCCGGACATGCACCGAGCAAGAAAGAAGTGTTCGGGTTGCTTCATGGATGACAAGTTCTATGTCATTGGAGGAAGAGACAGAGATGGAAACCATCTCACTTGCGGCGAAGTCTTCGACGAGAAGAAAAACTCTTGGGATTTGATCGAAAACATGCTCGAAGATGCTCCAATATCGACTTCTCAATCGCCTCCTCTTGTTGCAGTCGTGAACAACGAGCTCTACTCACTCGAACCGTCTTCTAACCAGCTGAAGGTGTATTTAAAAGACAGAAATGAATGGAAGAACTTGGGTCCAGTTCCAGTGCTCTCTGTTGTTAACAAAGGTTGGGGAGTTGCATTCAAGTCGCTCGGGGATGAACTTCTGGTCATCGGTTCATCTTCGGAGTCATCTACAAACAATTCCATGAGCATATACACTTGCATCCCGGATCCGAGGGCCGAGCAGTTGCAGTGGAGGCGTCTCTATTGTGGCACGAACCATCTCAGCCCCTTTATTCTAAACTGCTGTGTCATGGTTGCTTGA
- the LOC111793698 gene encoding 30S ribosomal protein S21, chloroplastic codes for MASLSTFFSFLLPSKPPPPKPQQPLIASPSPATQSAAQFQTLKSRDESVSLKPLKGLSHSEPLSAELASVICPSLAFANTMFFNSAYNVQVIVDDNEPEERLLGRFRREVMRAGVIQECKRRRYFENTQDTRKRKTREAAKRNRRRRPFTRITPENKQDVPATKQEADDDNWDLPEEGIPN; via the exons ATGGCTTCTCTCTCCaccttcttctccttcctcttaCCCTCAAAACCACCTCCCCCAAAGCCCCAACAGCCCCTCATTGCCTCTCCTTCTCCGGCGACTCAGTCCGCCGCTCAGTTCCAAACCCTAAAATCCAGAGATGAATCGGTATCCCTAAAGCCCCTAAAGGGTCTGAGTCATTCCGAGCCCTTATCGGCGGAATTAGCCTCTGTTATCTGTCCTTCGCTGGCCTTTGCTAATACTATGTTCTTCAATTCGGCGTATAATGTTCAGGTGATTGTGGATGATAATGAGCCGGAGGAGCGGCTTCTGGGTAGATTCCGGCGAGAGGTTATGAGGGCTGGTGTGATTCAGGAGTGTAAGAGACGGAGATACTTTGAGAATACTCAGGATACTAGAAAGCGTAAGACTCGAGAGGCTGCTAAACGCAACCGCCGGag GCGCCCATTCACAAGAATTACACCAGAGAACAAGCAGGATGTGCCTGCAACCAAGCAGGAAGCTGATGATGACAACTGGGATTTACCTGAAGAAGGCATTCCAAATTAA